Proteins encoded together in one Variovorax paradoxus EPS window:
- a CDS encoding type VI secretion system Vgr family protein, with protein sequence MDRIVKTHTPLGEDRLLLRSMQGIESLSRPYEFEVELLSTDVAIDPKSLLGKPLSLEIKTAVGAPRFLDGQVVRFSKVGREGGTSRYTIYRAVLRPWLWYLSFSSGSRIFQNKSVVDILEDVFGAYGFAFEKKLSGSYRQWEYCAQYNESDLDFVSRLMELEGIYYWFRHEKGRHTLVLADDAGAHEPMPGYETIDYFAADRDIGEDLEVIDDWQATEEVRTGSYAVGDFNFTTPKADLGGARSLPRAHDNAGYDAYEWLGEYVDAGQAEHYARVRLEEAQSLASRSSGHATVRGMAPGAKFNMRNAPRGDDNREHLIVSVAYSLREGGYATGGAPGTYGFDFVAQPAEDQYRAPRQTPMPRTSGPQTATVVGPEGEEIWTDEYGRVKLQFHWDREGQRNENSSAWVRVSQAWAGEGYGTVHVPRIGQEVVVDFIAGRVDRPIIVGRVYNADQMPPFDLPGEATQSGIVSRSTKGGSPANANAIVFEDKMGAEQILLHAERNLDVEVEGDETHTTDKTRTTLIKGHELATYESGEERHITAGAVETIDGGEERTVTGGATETVTGGEERTITGRATETITGGETRTVTGGLTETINGEVLVTINGSVLRLVSGADIRITGAGRVEVVNAIDMTLVQGTKLTTVTGPKVIFAPTVLHLSGSNHTINVPGTLKINVTGVDVENTPVKTVNSVDAKWWLHAVKEGIGHQALFVGASADSYATKIQLAVRNTLLQRSAFVNISAVNWVQAISRQELGHYHFWLDPILIAAGAVQYVKSALDVEK encoded by the coding sequence ATGGACCGCATCGTGAAGACCCACACTCCGCTGGGCGAAGACCGACTGCTGCTGCGCTCGATGCAAGGCATCGAGAGCCTTTCACGGCCCTACGAGTTCGAGGTCGAACTGCTCAGCACCGACGTGGCGATCGATCCGAAGTCGCTGCTCGGAAAGCCGCTGTCGCTGGAGATCAAGACTGCAGTCGGAGCCCCGCGCTTCCTCGACGGTCAGGTGGTGCGGTTCTCGAAGGTCGGGCGAGAAGGGGGCACTTCGCGCTACACGATCTACCGCGCCGTGCTGCGCCCCTGGCTTTGGTACCTGTCGTTCTCCAGCGGCAGCAGGATCTTCCAGAACAAGTCGGTCGTGGACATCCTCGAGGACGTGTTCGGCGCCTACGGCTTCGCGTTCGAAAAGAAGCTGAGCGGCAGCTACCGGCAGTGGGAGTACTGTGCGCAATACAACGAAAGCGACCTCGATTTCGTGAGCCGGCTGATGGAGCTGGAAGGCATCTACTACTGGTTCAGGCACGAGAAAGGCCGCCATACGCTGGTGCTGGCCGACGATGCGGGCGCGCACGAGCCGATGCCGGGTTACGAGACCATCGACTACTTCGCGGCCGACCGCGACATCGGCGAGGACCTGGAGGTCATCGACGACTGGCAGGCGACCGAGGAGGTCCGCACGGGAAGCTACGCGGTCGGCGATTTCAACTTCACCACGCCCAAGGCCGACCTCGGCGGCGCGCGCAGCCTGCCGCGCGCGCACGACAACGCCGGCTACGACGCGTACGAGTGGCTCGGGGAATACGTCGACGCCGGACAGGCCGAGCACTATGCGCGCGTGCGGCTGGAAGAAGCGCAGTCGCTGGCCTCGCGCAGCTCCGGCCATGCCACGGTGCGCGGCATGGCGCCGGGCGCCAAGTTCAACATGCGCAACGCGCCGCGCGGGGACGACAACCGCGAGCACCTGATCGTTTCGGTCGCCTACTCGCTGCGCGAGGGCGGCTACGCCACGGGAGGCGCACCGGGCACGTACGGTTTCGATTTCGTCGCGCAGCCAGCGGAAGATCAGTATCGCGCACCGCGGCAGACCCCGATGCCACGCACGAGCGGGCCGCAGACCGCGACGGTGGTCGGTCCCGAGGGCGAGGAGATCTGGACCGACGAGTACGGGCGGGTGAAGCTGCAGTTCCACTGGGACCGCGAAGGCCAGCGCAACGAGAACAGCTCGGCCTGGGTGCGCGTCTCGCAGGCCTGGGCGGGCGAAGGCTACGGCACCGTGCACGTGCCGCGCATCGGGCAGGAGGTGGTGGTCGATTTCATCGCGGGCCGTGTCGACCGTCCCATCATCGTCGGCCGTGTCTACAACGCGGACCAGATGCCGCCGTTCGATCTGCCGGGCGAGGCGACCCAGAGCGGCATCGTCTCGCGCTCGACCAAGGGCGGCTCGCCCGCGAATGCGAACGCCATCGTGTTCGAGGACAAGATGGGCGCCGAGCAGATCCTGCTGCACGCCGAGCGCAACCTGGACGTGGAGGTGGAAGGCGACGAGACGCACACGACCGACAAGACGCGCACCACGCTGATCAAGGGGCACGAGTTGGCGACCTACGAGTCGGGGGAAGAGCGGCACATCACCGCCGGGGCGGTGGAGACGATCGACGGGGGCGAGGAGCGCACGGTGACGGGCGGCGCGACCGAGACGGTGACGGGCGGCGAGGAACGCACGATCACGGGCAGAGCGACCGAGACCATCACCGGCGGGGAGACGCGCACGGTCACCGGCGGCCTGACCGAGACCATCAACGGCGAAGTGCTGGTGACGATCAATGGCAGCGTGCTGCGCCTGGTCAGCGGGGCGGACATCCGCATCACCGGGGCAGGCCGGGTGGAAGTAGTGAACGCGATCGACATGACGTTGGTGCAGGGAACCAAACTCACCACCGTGACCGGGCCGAAAGTGATCTTCGCGCCGACCGTTCTTCATCTGTCCGGCAGCAACCATACGATCAATGTGCCAGGCACCCTCAAGATCAACGTGACCGGCGTCGATGTCGAGAACACGCCGGTCAAGACGGTCAACTCGGTGGATGCCAAGTGGTGGCTCCATGCGGTCAAGGAAGGCATCGGCCACCAGGCGCTGTTCGTGGGGGCCTCGGCCGACTCCTACGCGACCAAGATCCAGCTGGCGGTGCGCAACACGCTGCTGCAGAGAAGTGCGTTCGTGAACATCTCGGCCGTCAACTGGGTGCAGGCCATCAGCAGGCAGGAGCTCGGCCACTACCATTTCTGGCTCGACCCCATATTGATCGCTGCCGGAGCGGTGCAGTACGTCAAGAGTGCACTCGACGTCGAGAAATGA
- a CDS encoding DUF3540 domain-containing protein, with translation MTIRNTASDATAARGDIRSSSAAAPRPAPGTGGGVVNALGIVTAILPGGIHSVDSDGRVLRCLRAASCLLRPEIGDTVLVSGPDAQRLYLTAVAEQADAGAAHIEVAGDLTLASQRGAVRLQGATELQLCGPQALRMDTAQLHLNAQAAECQVGHMSYQGVEARATVLNMRIVGRVYEAVVDRLVQLSKSAFRMTEGVDQVHAGQIDYKASEMARVHGRNTVVTAQDLIKADAKQIHMG, from the coding sequence ATGACGATCCGAAACACGGCTTCCGATGCGACAGCCGCTCGCGGCGACATCCGCAGTTCTTCCGCCGCCGCGCCCAGGCCCGCGCCCGGAACCGGAGGCGGCGTGGTCAATGCGCTGGGCATCGTCACGGCGATCCTGCCCGGCGGCATCCACAGCGTGGACAGCGACGGGCGCGTGCTGCGCTGCCTGCGCGCCGCCAGCTGCCTGCTGCGGCCCGAGATCGGCGACACCGTGCTCGTCAGCGGCCCGGACGCGCAGCGCCTGTACCTCACCGCGGTGGCCGAGCAGGCCGATGCCGGCGCCGCCCACATCGAGGTCGCCGGCGATCTCACACTTGCCTCGCAGCGCGGCGCGGTCCGGTTGCAAGGGGCCACCGAGCTGCAACTGTGCGGTCCGCAAGCGCTGCGCATGGACACCGCGCAACTGCACTTGAACGCGCAGGCCGCCGAATGCCAGGTCGGCCACATGAGTTACCAGGGCGTGGAGGCGCGCGCGACGGTGCTGAACATGCGGATCGTCGGCCGCGTCTACGAAGCCGTCGTCGACCGCCTCGTGCAACTGAGCAAGTCGGCCTTCCGCATGACCGAGGGCGTGGATCAGGTGCATGCGGGCCAGATCGACTACAAGGCCAGCGAGATGGCGCGCGTGCATGGCAGGAACACCGTGGTCACGGCCCAGGACCTGATCAAGGCGGATGCCAAGCAGATCCACATGGGCTGA
- a CDS encoding DUF4150 domain-containing protein: MFFAAQGPSLDIGVPDVCKTPAVPIPHIDIGLGLMAIPNVPNIFWSCMMAHNKKTKIPLTFGDTAGIGLGVRVPSVMGQSKKITASNTFLIKGSPATRVTSFTKQNRGNVNGILATPPQLTCVNLCA, from the coding sequence ATGTTCTTTGCCGCCCAAGGTCCCAGCCTCGACATCGGCGTGCCCGACGTCTGCAAGACGCCGGCCGTGCCCATTCCCCACATCGACATCGGGCTGGGCCTGATGGCGATACCCAACGTGCCGAACATCTTCTGGTCCTGCATGATGGCCCACAACAAGAAGACCAAGATCCCGCTCACCTTCGGCGACACCGCCGGGATCGGCCTGGGCGTGCGCGTGCCCAGCGTCATGGGGCAGTCGAAGAAGATCACGGCCTCGAACACCTTCCTGATCAAGGGTTCGCCGGCCACGCGCGTGACGAGCTTCACCAAGCAGAACCGCGGCAACGTCAACGGCATCCTGGCGACGCCGCCGCAGCTGACCTGCGTGAACCTCTGCGCCTGA
- a CDS encoding pentapeptide repeat-containing protein has product MTPKEVQAMVKRGQEIVDQNLAGMDFRGLDLSGGMFIESDFTGANMSGANLKGSIFATCGLSGATLERAVLDRCNFHRVDACAAMMAGATMHGTSFYDSRLADARFDGVEGDVIGISNCDLAGTSLRDVKSEMLVFYGARLDRTDFSGAPLDGATFYQADLRTAVFARCSFEKCIFSECDLSGQVFRGQTFTLCQFPDANLAGCDFDEATLRQCNFKGACIEGGSFRRAAAAHSVFVGAQLGGVAFNGGHFFQSVWADARLDGADLSGAQLEQCVFHRARCNAAKFPDARLAYADFSYADLSDADFRGAMLMRTKVHRAVLEGTQFSDRGGLLLQDAALYEAEAYSARRPSHRDPPQRRGEPGAATEKDSRP; this is encoded by the coding sequence ATGACGCCGAAGGAGGTGCAGGCCATGGTCAAGCGCGGACAGGAAATCGTCGACCAGAACCTGGCCGGCATGGATTTCCGCGGCCTCGACCTGTCGGGCGGCATGTTCATCGAAAGCGACTTCACGGGCGCGAACATGTCGGGCGCCAACCTCAAGGGCAGTATCTTCGCAACCTGCGGGCTGAGCGGCGCCACGCTCGAGCGGGCCGTGCTGGACCGCTGCAACTTCCATCGCGTGGACGCCTGCGCAGCCATGATGGCCGGCGCCACCATGCATGGCACCAGCTTCTACGACTCGCGGCTCGCCGACGCGCGCTTCGACGGCGTCGAGGGCGATGTGATCGGCATTTCCAATTGCGACCTGGCCGGGACCTCGTTGCGCGACGTCAAGTCCGAGATGCTGGTGTTCTACGGGGCGCGGCTCGACCGGACGGACTTTTCGGGTGCGCCGCTCGATGGCGCAACCTTCTACCAGGCCGACCTGCGCACCGCGGTGTTCGCGCGCTGCAGCTTCGAGAAGTGCATTTTTTCCGAGTGCGACCTGTCGGGGCAGGTGTTCCGCGGGCAGACTTTCACGCTGTGCCAGTTTCCCGATGCCAACCTCGCCGGCTGCGACTTCGACGAAGCCACGCTGCGCCAGTGCAATTTCAAGGGCGCCTGCATCGAGGGCGGGTCGTTCCGGCGCGCGGCCGCGGCGCACAGCGTGTTCGTGGGCGCGCAACTGGGCGGCGTGGCCTTCAACGGCGGCCATTTCTTCCAGAGCGTGTGGGCCGACGCACGGCTGGACGGCGCCGACCTGTCGGGGGCGCAGTTGGAACAATGCGTCTTCCACCGCGCACGCTGCAACGCCGCGAAGTTCCCGGACGCACGCCTCGCCTATGCCGATTTCTCCTACGCCGATCTGAGCGACGCCGACTTCCGCGGTGCCATGCTGATGCGCACCAAGGTCCACCGCGCCGTGCTCGAGGGCACGCAGTTCTCCGACCGCGGCGGCCTGTTGCTCCAGGATGCGGCGCTGTACGAGGCCGAGGCCTATTCCGCGCGCCGGCCCAGCCATCGCGATCCACCCCAGCGGCGCGGCGAGCCCGGCGCGGCCACAGAAAAGGATTCCCGACCATGA
- a CDS encoding type VI secretion system Vgr family protein: MTRIVKAHTPLGEEQLKFRSMRGTEGLSQLFELEVDLLSPSAALDLKSVLGKPLSLEIRTAGARPRFLNGQVVRFSMVGREGGTSRHTVYRASVRPWLWYLMRSSDNKIFQNKSVVEILEEVLGDYGFAFEKKLGGSYRTWEYCVQYNESDFAFVSRLMELEGIYYWFRHEKGQHTLVLADDAGAHEPMPDYETIDYFAADRDIGEDLEVIRDWQPGEEVRSGSYTVDDFNFTTPKGDLVNVRSQPRAHDNAGYEMYEWLGDYPAAGDGEHYARVRLEESQALAQRSAGSSTVRGMAPGYTFRMRNSPRSDDNQEYLVVAVSYALREGGYASGAARGEYNFDFMVQPSALAFRAPRQTPVPRTSGPQTATVVGPEGEEIWTDEYGRVKVQFHWDRYGQKNENSSRFVRVSHIWAGERFGGVFTPRIGQEVVVDFIGGRVDRPVIVGRVYNADQMPPFALPGEATKSGIVTRSSKGGSGANANAFVFEDKMGAEQILLHAERNLDVEVEGDETHTTDKTRSTLIKGHESATYESGEERHITAGAVETIDGGEERTVTGGATETVTGGEERTITGGATETITGGETRTVTGGLTETVNGGVTLTVNGNSIRLLSGSDLRITCSGRIETVNAMDIKQVNGTDCTMVTGPKIVVAPLITYHTTQHIDTTSTYTIDATVSITRSPHTILNVSDETWLKCNFLRWSNQTVRALVLATDFYGMKLQACAINTQINGWFTNRATTFLLDAPIKFETSARSSKKKGLNIGVCKLHLSCVYMTKKK, encoded by the coding sequence ATGACCAGGATCGTGAAGGCGCATACGCCACTGGGTGAAGAGCAGCTGAAGTTCCGTTCGATGCGCGGCACGGAAGGGCTGTCGCAGCTGTTCGAGCTGGAGGTGGACCTGCTGAGTCCGAGCGCGGCGCTGGACCTGAAGTCGGTGCTGGGCAAGCCGCTGTCGCTGGAGATCCGCACGGCGGGTGCGCGGCCGCGGTTCCTGAACGGGCAGGTGGTGCGCTTCTCGATGGTGGGGCGCGAGGGCGGCACGTCGCGCCACACGGTGTACCGCGCGAGCGTTCGGCCGTGGCTGTGGTACCTCATGCGCTCGAGCGACAACAAGATCTTCCAGAACAAGAGCGTGGTGGAGATCCTGGAGGAGGTGCTGGGCGACTACGGCTTCGCGTTCGAGAAGAAGCTGGGCGGCAGCTACCGCACGTGGGAGTACTGCGTGCAGTACAACGAGAGCGACTTCGCGTTCGTGAGCCGGCTGATGGAGCTGGAAGGCATCTACTACTGGTTCAGGCATGAGAAGGGCCAGCACACGCTGGTGCTGGCCGACGATGCGGGTGCGCACGAGCCGATGCCGGACTACGAGACCATCGACTACTTCGCGGCCGACCGTGACATCGGCGAGGACCTGGAGGTCATCCGCGACTGGCAGCCCGGCGAGGAGGTGCGCTCGGGCAGCTACACGGTGGACGACTTCAACTTCACCACGCCCAAGGGCGACCTGGTGAACGTTCGCAGCCAACCGCGCGCGCACGACAACGCCGGCTACGAGATGTACGAGTGGCTGGGGGACTACCCGGCCGCGGGCGACGGCGAGCACTATGCGCGGGTGCGGCTGGAAGAGTCGCAGGCGCTGGCGCAACGCAGCGCCGGATCTTCGACGGTGCGCGGCATGGCGCCGGGGTACACGTTCAGGATGCGCAACTCGCCGCGCTCGGACGACAACCAAGAGTACCTGGTGGTGGCGGTGTCGTATGCGCTGCGCGAAGGCGGTTATGCGAGCGGGGCGGCCAGGGGCGAATACAACTTCGACTTCATGGTGCAGCCCAGCGCGCTGGCGTTCAGGGCGCCGCGGCAAACGCCGGTGCCGCGCACGAGCGGGCCGCAGACGGCGACGGTGGTGGGGCCCGAGGGCGAGGAGATCTGGACCGACGAGTACGGACGTGTGAAGGTGCAGTTCCACTGGGACCGCTACGGCCAGAAGAACGAGAACAGCTCGCGCTTCGTGCGGGTGTCGCACATCTGGGCCGGGGAGCGCTTCGGGGGCGTGTTCACGCCGCGCATCGGCCAGGAGGTGGTGGTGGACTTCATCGGCGGGCGAGTCGACCGGCCGGTGATCGTGGGGCGGGTGTACAACGCGGACCAGATGCCGCCGTTCGCGTTGCCGGGCGAGGCGACCAAGAGCGGCATCGTGACGCGCTCGAGCAAGGGCGGCTCGGGCGCGAACGCGAACGCCTTCGTGTTCGAGGACAAGATGGGCGCCGAGCAGATCCTGCTGCACGCCGAGCGCAACCTGGACGTGGAGGTGGAAGGCGACGAGACGCACACGACCGACAAGACGCGCAGCACGCTGATCAAGGGGCACGAGTCGGCGACCTACGAGTCGGGGGAAGAGCGGCACATCACCGCCGGGGCGGTGGAGACGATCGACGGGGGCGAGGAGCGCACGGTGACGGGCGGCGCGACCGAGACGGTGACGGGCGGCGAGGAACGCACGATCACGGGCGGAGCGACCGAGACCATCACCGGCGGGGAGACGCGCACGGTCACCGGCGGCCTGACCGAGACGGTCAATGGCGGCGTGACACTGACGGTCAACGGCAACAGCATCCGGCTGCTGAGCGGCTCGGATCTGCGCATCACCTGCAGCGGGCGCATCGAGACGGTCAATGCGATGGACATCAAGCAGGTGAACGGGACCGACTGCACCATGGTCACCGGCCCGAAGATCGTGGTCGCGCCGCTGATCACCTATCACACGACGCAGCACATCGACACCACGAGCACCTACACGATCGACGCGACGGTGAGCATCACCAGATCGCCCCACACGATCCTCAACGTGTCCGACGAGACGTGGCTCAAGTGCAATTTCCTGCGGTGGTCCAACCAGACCGTGCGGGCGCTCGTTCTCGCGACCGATTTCTATGGGATGAAGCTGCAGGCCTGCGCGATCAACACGCAGATCAACGGCTGGTTCACCAACAGGGCGACGACCTTCCTGCTCGACGCGCCGATCAAGTTCGAGACCTCGGCGCGCAGTTCGAAGAAGAAGGGACTGAACATCGGCGTTTGCAAGCTGCACCTGTCGTGCGTCTACATGACGAAGAAGAAATGA
- a CDS encoding DUF2169 family type VI secretion system accessory protein yields MKIIKPLRLGMLTRPFANDGRHWLAVTAIAMTDRLGSDARLIPEPECWKIFGEEVGIDGAFDQGMPKLHPEFLVTGVAHTRREQDKTQCAVRVRVGKRQKDLLVFGDRFWVDGRPSAPQPYESMRIDWGHAFGGPGFAENPGGIGHAPEQVGGVQVQRLANIEDPRARVHRPDQAVQPAGFGPVEATRPSRADRLGRQYDEHWQNHLYPGYAKDMDWAFFNVAPPDQWFGRDDGELAGAEFELWNLHPDRTVLHGRLPDWRARAIVVRGPINSVKLDEGTLHDVPMRLTTVWFFPHLERVGLIYHGFVEVEQDDAADVTHAMIAMEEAAVPPQGLDAWRDLLALRCESEDRALYGMRDDLLLPEPIIGPWPELDAQYEPSPMQRNMQARVEHERERMKVAFRSSGLGSAVQEEPPAVDLMEKVPTLRELPAYMAQRKALIEEHRQKIEAARRELDEAAKANAVYSRQAGFDTSNLVQQTGSSTQKGPPTVDRWSRIESIIAQSDGKGFSPTPEQIAQLRKVHDDAASQLFENYRRSAHHQDAADRMSEERSVEVRLEVARRMAGARNLSDMDLTGADLAGMDLRGACWHRAMLECADLSGSRLDGGDLSDALLARARLAGTSMREVNLKEANLSLAQCENSDFSGARFESTQLQGMAARGCRFTDAFFDLHEAEGVVWENCGFERAQLRNMSFTEGSRLHGLDFEGASFHKVDWIECQAGGLRFRGATLDTCDWTDTDCTDAMDFSDARLVATCFVGSSDLRKADFQGATLVECNLQSIRLEEADFRDARLDNTDFTDASMRGARLGGANADGCDFVRTDLTAASLVDASLIEADFSKAILVAADFHRANLFQADLSRCLIDDTTRFDEAYTVNVVTVPRRKVQEGAR; encoded by the coding sequence ATGAAAATCATCAAACCGTTGCGTCTGGGCATGCTGACCCGGCCCTTCGCCAACGACGGACGCCACTGGCTGGCCGTGACCGCCATCGCGATGACCGATCGCCTCGGCAGCGATGCCCGGCTCATCCCGGAGCCGGAGTGCTGGAAGATCTTCGGCGAAGAGGTCGGCATCGACGGTGCGTTCGACCAGGGCATGCCCAAGCTGCATCCGGAATTCCTCGTCACGGGCGTGGCCCATACCCGCCGGGAGCAGGACAAGACGCAATGCGCGGTCCGTGTCCGCGTCGGCAAACGACAGAAGGACCTGCTGGTCTTCGGCGACCGCTTCTGGGTCGATGGCAGGCCGAGCGCCCCGCAGCCCTACGAATCGATGCGCATCGACTGGGGCCATGCCTTCGGCGGTCCGGGGTTCGCCGAGAACCCGGGGGGCATCGGGCATGCGCCGGAGCAGGTCGGCGGCGTTCAGGTACAGCGCCTCGCGAACATCGAGGACCCGCGCGCCCGCGTGCATCGCCCCGACCAGGCCGTGCAGCCCGCGGGATTCGGTCCTGTCGAGGCCACGCGGCCGTCACGTGCGGACCGGCTGGGGCGCCAGTACGACGAGCATTGGCAGAACCATCTCTATCCCGGCTACGCGAAGGACATGGACTGGGCCTTCTTCAATGTCGCGCCGCCGGACCAATGGTTCGGGCGCGACGACGGTGAACTCGCGGGCGCGGAGTTCGAGCTGTGGAACCTGCACCCCGACCGTACGGTGTTGCACGGCCGGTTGCCCGACTGGCGCGCCCGAGCCATCGTCGTGCGCGGCCCGATCAACAGCGTGAAGCTCGACGAAGGCACGCTGCACGACGTACCGATGCGCCTGACCACCGTCTGGTTCTTTCCGCACCTGGAGCGCGTGGGCCTGATCTACCACGGCTTCGTGGAAGTCGAGCAGGACGACGCGGCAGACGTCACGCACGCCATGATCGCCATGGAGGAGGCGGCCGTGCCGCCCCAGGGGCTCGATGCCTGGCGGGACCTGCTGGCGCTGCGCTGCGAGTCGGAGGATCGCGCGCTCTACGGCATGCGCGACGATCTGCTGTTGCCGGAGCCGATCATCGGTCCGTGGCCCGAACTGGACGCGCAATACGAGCCATCGCCGATGCAGCGCAACATGCAGGCGCGCGTCGAACACGAGCGTGAGCGCATGAAGGTCGCGTTCAGGTCCTCGGGCCTCGGCTCGGCCGTGCAGGAGGAGCCGCCGGCCGTCGATCTCATGGAGAAGGTGCCCACCCTGCGGGAACTGCCGGCCTACATGGCCCAGCGCAAGGCGCTCATCGAGGAGCACCGCCAGAAGATCGAGGCGGCGCGTCGGGAGCTCGACGAGGCTGCGAAGGCCAACGCCGTGTATTCGCGCCAGGCGGGTTTCGACACTTCGAACCTGGTGCAACAGACCGGATCGTCGACACAGAAGGGGCCGCCGACCGTGGACAGGTGGTCGCGCATCGAAAGCATCATCGCCCAGTCCGACGGCAAGGGGTTTTCTCCGACGCCCGAGCAGATCGCGCAGTTGCGCAAGGTTCATGACGATGCCGCGAGCCAGTTGTTCGAGAACTACCGCCGCTCGGCGCATCACCAGGATGCGGCGGACAGGATGTCCGAGGAGCGGTCGGTCGAGGTGCGCCTGGAAGTGGCGCGTCGCATGGCCGGCGCGCGGAACCTGTCCGACATGGATCTCACGGGCGCGGATCTCGCGGGCATGGACCTGCGCGGCGCATGCTGGCACCGCGCGATGCTGGAGTGCGCCGACCTCAGCGGCAGCAGGCTCGACGGCGGCGACCTGTCGGATGCGCTGCTCGCGCGCGCACGCCTGGCGGGTACGTCGATGCGGGAAGTGAACCTCAAGGAAGCGAACCTGTCCCTGGCGCAGTGCGAGAACTCGGACTTCAGCGGTGCGCGCTTCGAGTCCACGCAACTCCAGGGCATGGCCGCGCGCGGCTGCAGGTTCACCGACGCATTCTTCGATCTCCATGAAGCCGAAGGCGTGGTGTGGGAGAACTGCGGCTTCGAGCGTGCGCAACTGCGGAACATGAGCTTCACCGAGGGCTCCCGCCTTCACGGCCTCGATTTCGAGGGGGCCAGCTTTCACAAGGTGGACTGGATCGAATGCCAGGCGGGCGGACTGCGCTTTCGCGGCGCAACGCTCGACACTTGCGACTGGACCGATACCGATTGCACCGACGCCATGGATTTTTCCGACGCACGCCTTGTCGCGACCTGTTTCGTGGGATCGAGCGACCTGCGCAAGGCCGACTTCCAAGGCGCCACGCTGGTCGAATGCAACTTGCAGTCGATCCGCCTCGAAGAGGCCGACTTCCGCGATGCGAGGCTCGACAACACCGACTTCACCGACGCGTCCATGCGCGGCGCCCGGCTCGGCGGCGCGAATGCCGATGGCTGCGATTTCGTGCGCACCGATCTCACCGCTGCTTCGCTGGTCGATGCGAGCCTGATCGAGGCCGACTTCAGCAAGGCCATCCTCGTGGCCGCCGACTTCCATCGCGCCAACCTGTTCCAGGCCGACCTGTCCCGGTGCCTGATCGACGACACGACACGCTTTGACGAGGCCTACACCGTCAACGTGGTCACCGTGCCGCGGCGCAAGGTGCAAGAGGGCGCCCGATGA
- a CDS encoding PP2C family protein-serine/threonine phosphatase, with amino-acid sequence MLDATRAAFAVPISTSQFSCVGERSGNQDAIGYHLDEHNACFVVSDGVGGHAGGELAARIAVDTALNTFVRSPSVAADDIRHAVKAANDAILARQRELADQSRMSATIVSLFVDRASGHASWAHVGDSRLYWFRRGALMQRTEDHSLSARSGEAAAGSGANGGERLVKTNLLYRALGARATAETTVSASQQLADGDAFLLCTDGLWQLISQQVMERSLQLADSAEEWLALLRRAAEAKADKARDNYSALAVWVGFPQQVTLAGVARPSAAAG; translated from the coding sequence GTGCTTGACGCCACCCGCGCCGCTTTCGCGGTTCCCATCTCGACCTCGCAGTTCTCCTGCGTGGGCGAGCGCTCCGGCAACCAGGACGCCATCGGCTACCACCTCGATGAGCACAATGCATGCTTCGTCGTGAGCGACGGCGTCGGCGGCCACGCGGGCGGCGAACTGGCCGCGCGCATCGCGGTGGACACCGCGCTCAACACTTTCGTGCGCAGTCCTTCTGTCGCGGCCGACGACATCCGCCATGCAGTGAAGGCGGCCAACGACGCCATCCTGGCGAGACAGCGCGAGCTCGCCGACCAGAGCCGCATGAGCGCGACCATCGTCTCGCTGTTCGTGGACCGTGCAAGCGGCCACGCCTCTTGGGCGCATGTGGGCGACAGCCGCCTCTACTGGTTCCGCCGCGGCGCGTTGATGCAGCGCACCGAAGACCACAGCCTGTCGGCGCGCTCGGGCGAAGCCGCAGCCGGCAGCGGCGCCAACGGCGGCGAGCGCCTGGTCAAGACCAACCTGCTGTACCGCGCGCTCGGTGCGCGCGCAACGGCCGAGACCACGGTGTCGGCATCGCAGCAATTGGCCGATGGCGATGCGTTCCTGCTGTGCACCGACGGACTCTGGCAATTGATCTCGCAGCAGGTGATGGAGCGTTCGCTGCAGCTGGCGGACAGCGCGGAGGAATGGCTTGCACTGCTGCGGCGCGCGGCCGAGGCGAAGGCGGACAAGGCGCGGGACAACTACTCGGCGTTGGCGGTGTGGGTGGGGTTTCCGCAGCAGGTGACGCTGGCGGGGGTGGCGCGGCCGTCCGCGGCGGCCGGCTGA